Proteins encoded within one genomic window of Granulicella pectinivorans:
- the rlmB gene encoding 23S rRNA (guanosine(2251)-2'-O)-methyltransferase RlmB: MEVLFGLHPVEEAIRSGARPLESVVVSRERRDERLERLIALCRAAGVSVTTESREQMTKLARTDQHQGILAIVKERAFLSVEDLLKRPAGHEGNRFFLACDGIEDPHNLGALLRTADAAGVDGVILPERRAVGITGTVAKTSAGASEHVRIARVTNLVRALEVMKKNNVWVVGLDERGSPDYMDFDFKTDCVLVLGREGAGLHDLVKKTCDHLLRIPMAGMVSSLNVSVAGAVVMYESVRQRRQPAAPTPHPVKKKLKGLGS; the protein is encoded by the coding sequence ATGGAAGTTCTCTTCGGTCTGCATCCGGTGGAAGAAGCAATACGGTCTGGCGCAAGGCCTTTGGAATCAGTCGTCGTCTCCCGCGAGCGCCGCGACGAGCGCCTCGAACGGCTCATCGCCCTCTGCCGCGCCGCTGGTGTCAGCGTCACGACAGAGTCTCGTGAGCAAATGACCAAGCTCGCCCGCACCGACCAGCATCAGGGCATCCTCGCCATCGTCAAGGAGCGCGCCTTCCTCTCCGTCGAAGACCTCCTCAAACGTCCCGCCGGACACGAAGGCAACCGCTTCTTCCTCGCCTGCGACGGCATCGAAGACCCCCACAACCTCGGAGCCCTCTTACGCACCGCCGACGCCGCAGGGGTGGACGGCGTCATCCTCCCCGAGCGCCGCGCCGTCGGCATCACCGGCACCGTCGCCAAAACCTCCGCCGGAGCCAGCGAACACGTCCGCATCGCCCGCGTCACCAACCTCGTCCGCGCCCTCGAAGTCATGAAGAAAAATAACGTCTGGGTCGTCGGCCTCGACGAGCGCGGCTCCCCCGACTACATGGACTTCGACTTCAAGACCGACTGTGTCCTCGTTCTCGGCCGCGAAGGTGCCGGTCTCCACGATCTCGTAAAAAAGACCTGCGATCACCTTCTCCGGATACCCATGGCCGGTATGGTTTCGTCTCTTAACGTGTCCGTCGCCGGTGCCGTCGTCATGTACGAGTCCGTCCGGCAGCGCCGCCAACCCGCCGCGCCCACCCCTCACCCGGTAAAGAAGAAGTTGAAAGGTCTTGGTTCTTGA
- a CDS encoding LytR/AlgR family response regulator transcription factor, with protein sequence MTSANKPTLRVVLIDDEPLARQELAYLLEAATVEVVGQGSNGIDAVELIRTLKPDLVFLDVQMPGLDGFAVLKKLLDKKTKMPQVVFATAYDQYAVRAFEVNAVDYLLKPFDRSRVLQTIEKARARMAAASDPDTSAKLDALLRLVGEQAQASAAPVSAPRANSSKVIVRAQNRLLLVDQRDICFASIEEGAISVVTPTIEGHSNCRTLEELMDQLDPEAFWRAHRSYVVNIQHIREVVPWFKSTYQLRMDDPKKTEIPVSRAQTKRLRDLFNL encoded by the coding sequence GTGACTAGTGCCAACAAACCCACCCTCCGCGTAGTCCTGATCGACGACGAACCGCTCGCGCGTCAGGAGCTTGCCTACCTGCTGGAGGCGGCTACGGTCGAGGTGGTCGGGCAGGGGTCGAACGGCATCGACGCGGTGGAGCTGATTCGAACGCTGAAGCCTGACCTGGTGTTTCTGGATGTGCAGATGCCCGGGCTGGATGGGTTCGCGGTCCTGAAAAAGCTGCTGGATAAAAAGACCAAGATGCCGCAGGTGGTGTTTGCCACCGCGTACGACCAGTATGCTGTGCGGGCGTTCGAGGTGAATGCGGTCGATTATCTGCTGAAGCCGTTTGACCGGTCGAGGGTGCTGCAGACGATCGAGAAGGCTCGGGCTCGGATGGCGGCGGCTTCGGACCCCGATACGAGCGCGAAGCTGGATGCGCTGCTGCGGCTGGTGGGAGAGCAGGCCCAGGCGAGCGCGGCCCCGGTGTCTGCTCCGCGGGCGAACTCCAGCAAGGTGATTGTGCGGGCGCAGAACCGGCTTTTGCTGGTGGACCAGAGGGATATCTGCTTTGCTTCGATTGAAGAGGGGGCGATCTCGGTAGTGACGCCGACGATCGAAGGGCACTCCAACTGCCGGACGCTGGAGGAGCTGATGGATCAGCTCGATCCGGAGGCTTTCTGGCGGGCACACCGTTCGTATGTGGTGAATATTCAGCACATACGGGAGGTTGTGCCCTGGTTCAAATCGACCTATCAACTGCGGATGGACGACCCGAAGAAGACGGAGATTCCAGTAAGCCGGGCGCAGACGAAGCGGCTGCGGGATCTGTTCAATTTGTAG
- a CDS encoding RNA polymerase sigma factor, protein MAAENQRENAAIARGLKRQDPELLDHLIELYQHRLLRYLMFLTGKREIAEDLFQETWMRVLMRGGQYDGRARFDTWLFTIARNLVIDLSRKRTMSSLDEMREGGDDERPFEIVMEGPSPLEQFQSRENSAELAEVMLSLEPNYREVLVLRFHEELSLEEIAGVTRAPLSTVKSRLYRGLAALKPQIERLRTLRQSREATR, encoded by the coding sequence ATGGCTGCGGAGAACCAGCGTGAAAATGCGGCGATTGCGCGGGGTTTGAAGCGCCAGGACCCGGAGCTGCTGGACCATCTGATCGAGTTGTACCAGCACCGTCTGCTGCGCTACCTGATGTTCCTGACGGGCAAGCGCGAGATTGCGGAGGACCTTTTCCAGGAGACCTGGATGCGGGTTCTGATGCGGGGCGGACAGTACGACGGGCGGGCGCGGTTCGATACGTGGCTTTTTACGATTGCGCGCAACCTGGTGATCGACCTCTCGCGGAAGCGGACGATGAGTTCGCTGGACGAGATGCGCGAGGGTGGCGACGATGAGCGGCCGTTCGAGATTGTGATGGAAGGGCCATCGCCCCTGGAGCAGTTTCAATCGCGTGAGAACTCCGCGGAGCTGGCCGAGGTGATGCTGAGCCTGGAGCCGAACTATCGCGAAGTGCTTGTGCTGAGATTCCATGAAGAGTTGTCGCTGGAGGAGATTGCGGGGGTGACGCGGGCTCCGCTGTCGACCGTGAAGTCGAGGCTGTATCGCGGGCTGGCGGCGCTGAAGCCTCAGATCGAGCGGCTGCGGACGCTGAGGCAGTCTCGGGAGGCGACGCGATGA
- a CDS encoding zinc ribbon domain-containing protein — protein sequence MTIPWKRGTDLDNAGGDSELNLIPRWSIFLSVIVFVATQYLFHGYLPHSKPGMLPMRMMMSYSSGTAFASYVLLIGYVSRDVKRRKMSASLWVLLVILMPGGIGAVVYFLLRQPILSRCPNCTTELASDFHFCPQCQFQMAPACGKCFRSVQITDVYCVQCGHDLAEDHSPARLQAYRD from the coding sequence ATGACCATTCCCTGGAAGCGCGGTACCGATCTGGACAATGCCGGCGGCGACAGCGAGCTGAACCTTATCCCGCGGTGGTCGATCTTTCTTTCCGTGATCGTCTTCGTGGCGACGCAGTACCTTTTCCATGGGTATCTGCCGCATAGCAAGCCGGGCATGCTGCCGATGCGGATGATGATGAGCTACTCATCGGGGACCGCGTTTGCGAGCTATGTGCTGCTGATCGGGTATGTGAGCCGGGATGTGAAGCGGCGCAAGATGTCGGCGAGCCTGTGGGTTCTGCTGGTGATCCTGATGCCGGGCGGGATTGGCGCGGTGGTTTACTTCCTGCTGCGTCAGCCGATCCTTTCGCGGTGCCCGAACTGCACGACCGAGTTGGCTTCCGACTTCCACTTCTGCCCGCAGTGCCAGTTCCAGATGGCTCCGGCGTGCGGCAAGTGCTTCCGCAGTGTGCAGATTACGGACGTATACTGTGTGCAGTGCGGACATGACCTCGCTGAGGATCATTCTCCGGCACGGCTCCAAGCGTACCGTGACTAG